One genomic segment of Streptomyces sp. RerS4 includes these proteins:
- a CDS encoding acetyl-CoA C-acyltransferase → MPRTVRDVVFVDGVRTPFGKAGPKGIYHETRADDLVVKAIRELLRRNPDLDPKKIDEVAIAATTQIGDQGLTLGRTAGILAGLPQSVPGYSIDRMCAGALTAVTAVAGGVAFGAYDVALAGGVEHMGRHPMGEGVDPNPRFVSEKLVDESALFMGMTAENLHDRYPTITKLRADEYAVRSQEKAAKAYADGKIQQDLVPISVRNTNAEVGETGWGLVTTDEPMRPGTTLENLANLKTPFRTHGRVTAGNAAGLNDGATAAIIASEDFARENNLPVKMRLVSYSFAGVEPEVMGYGPIPATEKALAQAGLSIEDIGLFEINEAFAVQVLAFLEHYGIADDDARVNQYGGAIAFGHPLASSGVRLMTQLARQFEEQPHVRYGLTTMCVGFGMGATVIWENPHFTAEGDAK, encoded by the coding sequence GTGCCTCGTACCGTCAGGGACGTCGTCTTCGTCGACGGCGTCCGCACCCCGTTCGGCAAGGCGGGCCCGAAGGGCATCTACCACGAGACCCGCGCCGACGACCTCGTCGTGAAGGCGATCCGGGAGCTGCTGCGCCGCAACCCGGACCTGGACCCCAAGAAGATCGACGAGGTCGCCATCGCCGCGACCACGCAGATCGGCGACCAGGGCCTGACGCTGGGCCGCACGGCCGGCATCCTCGCGGGCCTCCCGCAGTCCGTCCCGGGCTACTCCATCGACCGCATGTGCGCCGGCGCGCTGACCGCCGTGACCGCCGTCGCGGGCGGTGTGGCCTTCGGTGCCTACGACGTCGCCCTCGCCGGCGGTGTCGAGCACATGGGCCGCCACCCGATGGGCGAGGGCGTCGACCCGAACCCGCGCTTCGTCTCCGAGAAGCTGGTCGACGAGTCCGCCCTGTTCATGGGCATGACCGCCGAGAACCTGCACGACCGGTACCCGACGATCACCAAGCTCCGCGCCGACGAGTACGCCGTGCGCTCGCAGGAGAAGGCCGCCAAGGCGTACGCCGACGGCAAGATCCAGCAGGACCTGGTCCCGATCTCGGTGCGCAACACCAACGCCGAGGTCGGCGAGACCGGCTGGGGCCTCGTCACCACCGACGAGCCGATGCGTCCGGGCACCACGCTGGAGAACCTGGCGAACCTGAAGACCCCGTTCCGTACGCACGGTCGGGTCACCGCGGGCAACGCCGCCGGTCTCAACGACGGCGCCACCGCCGCGATCATCGCGTCCGAGGACTTCGCCCGCGAGAACAACCTCCCGGTCAAGATGCGCCTGGTCTCGTACTCCTTCGCGGGTGTCGAGCCCGAGGTCATGGGCTACGGCCCGATCCCGGCCACCGAGAAGGCCCTCGCCCAGGCCGGCCTGTCCATCGAGGACATCGGCCTGTTCGAGATCAACGAGGCGTTCGCCGTCCAGGTCCTCGCGTTCCTGGAGCACTACGGCATCGCCGACGACGACGCCCGCGTGAACCAGTACGGCGGCGCGATCGCCTTCGGTCACCCGCTGGCCTCCTCCGGCGTCCGTCTGATGACGCAGCTGGCCCGCCAGTTCGAGGAGCAGCCGCACGTCCGCTACGGCCTGACCACCATGTGCGTCGGCTTCGGCATGGGCGCGACCGTCATCTGGGAGAACCCGCACTTCACCGCCGAGGGAGACGCCAAGTGA